The following proteins are co-located in the Solanum pennellii chromosome 1, SPENNV200 genome:
- the LOC107008312 gene encoding 2-oxoisovalerate dehydrogenase subunit beta 2, mitochondrial-like isoform X2 encodes MGSNFKRIGKLAAISSKNQSCMGFSSTVNKNDTSTKSVNLFSAINQALHIALDSDPRSYVFGEDVGFGGVFRCTTGLVDRFGKQRVFNTPLCEQGIVGFAIGLAAMDNRAIAEIQFADYIFPAFDQIVNEAAKFRYRSGNQFNCGGLTIRAPYGAVGHGGHYHSQSPESFFCHVPGIKVVIPRSPQQAKGLLLSSIRDPNPVVFFEPKLLYRMAVEEVPKDDYMLPLSEAEVLREGTDITLVGWGAQLSIMEQACVEAAKEGISCELIDLKTLIPWDKETVEASVKKTGRLLISHEAPVTGGFGAEISASIVERCFTRKHASECSLEVLQFEEIGMP; translated from the exons ATGGGTAGCAATTTCAAAAGAATTGGGAAATTGGCtgcaatttcatccaaaaatcaAAGTTGTATGGGATTTTCCTCAACAGTTAACAAAAATGACACTTCCACCAAATCTGTCAACCTTTTCTCTGCTATTAATCAAGCTCTTCACATCGCTTTAGACTCTGATCCTCG TTCTTATGTATTTGGAGAAGATGTTGGTTTTGGTGGTGTCTTTCGTTGCACTACTGGGCTAGTTGACCGATTTGGAAAACAGAGGGTCTTTAACACTCCTCTGTGTGAGCAG GGCATAGTTGGATTTGCGATTGGTCTTGCTGCAATG GACAATCGAGCTATAGCAGAAATTCAATTTGCAGATTATATATTTCCTGCTTTTGATCAG ATTGTCAATGAAGCTGCGAAATTCAGATACCGGAGTGGTAACCAGTTCAACTGCGGAG GTTTAACTATAAGAGCACCTTATGGAGCTGTTGGACATGGTGGGCATTACCACTCTCAATCCCCTGAATCTTTCTTCTGCCATGTTCCTGGTATAAAG GTGGTCATCCCACGCAGTCCACAGCAAGCAAAAGGATTGCTGTTGTCAAGCATACGTGACCCAAATCCAGTTGTTTTTTTTGAACCAAAG TTGCTTTACCGGATGGCTGTTGAAGAAGTTCCTaaagatgattatatgttgcCTCTATCTGAGGCAGAG GTCCTCAGGGAAGGTACTGATATCACATTAGTTGGTTGGGGAGCTCAGCTATCTATTATGGAGCAGGCATGTGTAGAAGCTGCAAAG GAGGGGATCTCTTGTGAACTGATAGACCTTAAAACTTTAATACCATGGGACAAGGAAACGGTAGAGGCCTCTGTCAAAAAGACTGGAAGGCTGCTG ATTAGTCATGAAGCTCCTGTGACAGGTGGATTTGGTGCTGAAATATCTGCATCTATAGTTGAACGTTGCTTCACGAGA